A region from the Lolium perenne isolate Kyuss_39 chromosome 4, Kyuss_2.0, whole genome shotgun sequence genome encodes:
- the LOC127292365 gene encoding protein WVD2-like 2, producing MAASGEGGGDASAAARRRWDLTSKAPENIPMVKEAVEISTDEESDGIVICPPDGNTRDCEEVVSGSEHDSSPEGQATSVEPVNDGETEEDKLVNQDSLKLIDQENLALPKSPAKPSMSGSERSKRTVPQPFTLSTQRRASAGGNGVVAHPSSDGEKSGQGSSTSPASMIKKTNLMAPKKTSQPGHTFHPQEDDSCSVTSSTTTSTRAGKTKTTVAFAPTFVCDDRADKRKEFYTKLEEKQKALEEEKNQAETRKKDEQEAALKQLRKSLVIKAKPMPNFYQEGPPPKAELKKVAPTRAKSPKFTRRKSYSDTPPTPESATASAASQRSHRHSIGTPKDANKAQCSPKSGVGAKARAVKPVS from the exons ATGGCGGCCAGCGGCGAGGGGGGCGGCGACGCCTCGGCCGCGGCCAGGCGGCGGTGGGATCTCACCAGCAAAGCGCCCGAGAACAT TCCAATGGTGAAAGAGGCTGTGGAAATCTCCACGGACGAAGAATCAGACGGTATTGTTATATGCCCGCCAGATGGTAACACTCGTGATTGCGAGGAAGTTGTTAGTGGCAGTGAGCATGATAGTTCTCCAGAGGGACAAGCAACCTCTGTGGAACCAGTCAATGACGGAGAGACCGAGGAAGACAAGCTTGTAAACCAAGATTCGCTGAAGTTGATCGATCAAGAAAATTTGGCTCTGCCTAAGTCACCAGCAAAGCCTAGTATGTCTGGATCAGAGAGGTCCAAGCGTACTGTTCCTCAACCATTCACTCTCTCAACTCAAAGAAGGGCTTCTGCAGGAGGAAATGGTGTTGTGGCTCATCCATCCAGTGATGGAGAAAAATCTGGGCAAGGAAGTAGCACCTCTCCAGCAAGCATGATAAAGAAG ACAAATCTGATGGCACCTAAGAAGACTTCGCAGCCTGGTCATACTTTTCACCCTCAAGAAGACGATTCCTGTTCTGTGACTTCTTC AACAACAACTTCGACAAGAGCTGGCAAAACTAAGACAACTGTTGCCTTTGCCCCTACATTTGTATGTGACGACCGTGCTGACAAGAGGAAGGAG TTCTACACGAAATTAGAAGAGAAGCAGAAAGCTTTGGAAGAGGAGAAGAACCAGGCTGAAACAAGGAAAAAG GATGAGCAAGAAGCAGCTTTAAAACAACTAAGGAAGTCCTTGGTCATCAAAGCCAAACCCATGCCAAACTTCTACCAAGAAGGCCCGCCTCCAAAGGCTGAGCTTAAGAAG GTGGCTCCAACCCGCGCCAAATCACCAAAGTTCACAAGGAGAAAGAGCTACAGTGACACACCGCCAACCCCAGAGTCAGCAACTGCCAGCGCAGCATCTCAGCGGTCACATCGTCACAGCATTGGAACTCCTAAAGATGCCAACAAAGCTCAGTGCTCGCCGAAGAGTGGTGTAGGTGCCAAAGCCAGAGCCGTCAAACCTGTGAGCTGA
- the LOC127292363 gene encoding probable myosin-binding protein 5, translating into MAPRIRTASSTACRYQQFSALLSSAVFEWVLMLLMLLEGLLSYLATSFARLCKLPPPCPMCARLDHVFGDARYRDLMCSSHKAEASSWAFCHVHQNLADVHGMCEGCLLSFAADGRSNLETYRSLTGKLGGAGIGGAGLSLGSGSGGKGMENGALCSCCSVTVEVRSFPFAVLQRDDGDVGIGGVFRDVSRDRCVDEVDHAGYSVLKTSDSESELLQRVGESRRSLKDAGAINNLKEEFTFGHTEIKIADGNAEEELPNYSELTQVQDHVTDKIHPEIPKECPNIKANIQSNDLPRTDAEQITRNSDTRDKPEDDVWHNALDSTEESPRTTTDSDKSSETKAATDEPKPEFSDRTTTRQDSFIVHHDLKLLLSQVSTSYRTPDPSDVFAADTPNSQEQQHEQAVLRNITRVLSLQRNYSGVSDGSMLNTEGEAEEGGECSSTVDALRRQVELDRRSMAVLWKELEEERSASAVATSQAMAMITRLQEEKAAMRTEAAQYRRVMEEQSAYDREDAERLAGEVRELEAEVKRCRAELSDQAIACDIRDQMRLFPRPRGGRSVSGLSAGEESSGGFGDEENAYISKQLRMLTDKLHRFSNDSSRIMTPDLAGDEQEDVNDGGEEEEDRAETSEVGRRVRNADNFTKWQQLQYMEVTKVRGGDNGAVVGGESENMAVLEDEISELSGRLQALEADRSFLEHSVNSLRNGREGEAVIHDIAHSLRELRRTLGNDVFDR; encoded by the exons ATGGCTCCAAGAATAAGAACTGCCAGCAGCACAGCCTGTCGATACCAGCAGTTCTCTGCTCTACTATCCTCAGCGGTCTTCGAATGGGTCCTGATGCTGCTGATGCTGCTGGAGGGGCTGCTCTCCTACCTGGCTACGTCCTTCGCGCGCCTCTGCAAGCTCCCGCCGCCATGCCCGATGTGCGCGCGGCTCGATCACGTCTTCGGCGACGCGCGCTACCGTGATCTGATGTGCAGCTCCCACAAGGCGGAGGCGTCGTCCTGGGCGTTCTGTCATGTCCACCAGAACCTCGCCGATGTCCACGGCATGTGTGAAGGTTGCCTGCTTTCCTTTGCCGCCGACGGCAGGTCGAACCTTGAGACGTACCGGTCGTTGACGGGGAAGCTTGGCGGTGCCGGGATCGGCGGCGCGGGTTTGAGTTTGGGAAGTGGATCTGGAGGAAAAGGCATGGAGAATGGTGCTTTGTGTTCGTGTTGCTCCGTGACAGTGGAAGTCAGGTCCTTTCCTTTTGCAGTTCTTCAGAGAGATGATGGTGATGTTGGCATTGGAGGGGTTTTTAGAGATGTCTCGAGAGATCGGTGCGTCGATGAGGTCGATCATGCTGGGTATAGTGTGCTCAAGACCTCTGATTCTGAATCGGAGCTCCTACAGCGTGTCGGTGAATCCAGAAGATCGCTGAAGGATGCCGGCGCCATCAATAATTTGAAGGAAGAGTTCACTTTTGGTCATACAGAAATAAAGATTGCAGATGGCAATGCTGAGGAGGAATTACCCAATTACTCTGAACTGACACAAGTTCAGGATCATGTCACGGACAAAATTCATCCTGAGATTCCAAAGGAGTGTCCCAACATCAAAGCAAACATTCAGTCAAATGATCTTCCCAGAACAGATGCTGAACAAATCACTAGAAATTCTGACACCAGAG ATAAACCAGAAGATGATGTTTGGCACAATGCCCTTGATTCCACTGAGGAGTCACCACGAACTACCACTGACAGTGACAAATCATCTGAAACGAAAGCTGCAACAGATGAACCGAAGCCTGAATTTTCTGACAGAACCACAACACGGCAGGATTCCTTCATAGTTCATCATGACCTGAAGCTGCTGCTCTCACAGGTCTCCACCTCTTACCGGACACCTGATCCCTCGGACGTCTTCGCCGCCGATACACCGAACTCACAGGAACAGCAGCATGAGCAGGCCGTACTGCGCAACATCACCAGAGTGCTCTCTCTGCAGAGGAACTACTCAGGTGTCTCTGACGGCAGCATGCTCAACACTGAAGGTGAAGCagaagaaggaggagaatgcAGCAGCACGGTTGATGCGCTGAGGCGGCAGGTGGAGCTGGACCGCAGGTCCATGGCGGTGCTGTggaaggagctggaggaggagcgtaGCGCGTCTGCGGTGGCGACGAGCCAAGCgatggccatgatcacgaggctgcaggaggagaaggcggcgatgCGGACGGAGGCCGCCCAGTACCGGAGGGTCATGGAGGAGCAGAGCGCGTACGACCGCGAGGACGCCGAGAGGCTGGCCGGCGAGGTGCGGGAGCTCGAGGCCGAGGTCAAGAGGTGCAGGGCGGAGCTCAGCGACCAGGCGATCGCATGCGACATCCGCGACCAGATGCGGCTCTTTCCGCGCCCGAGGGGAGGTCGCAGCGTGTCCGGATTATCAGCAGGAGAAGAATCCTCCGGCGGCTTCGGGGACGAGGAGAACGCTTACATCTCGAAGCAGCTGAGAATGCTGACGGACAAGCTCCACCGGTTCTCGAACGACAGCAGCCGGATCATGACGCCAGACCTTGCCGGCGACGAACAAGAAGACGTAAACGACggtggcgaggaggaggaggacagagCGGAAACCTCCGAGGTCGGGAGGCGCGTGAGGAACGCTGACAACTTCACAAAATGGCAGCAGCTTCAGTACATGGAGGTGACCAAGGTTCGCGGTGGAGACAACGGCGCTGTGGTCGGCGGCGAGAGCGAGAACATGGCGGTACTGGAGGATGAGATCTCCGAGCTCAGCGGGAGGCTGCAGGCGCTGGAGGCAGACCGGAGCTTCCTGGAGCACAGCGTGAACTCGCTGAGGAACGGAAGGGAAGGCGAGGCGGTGATCCACGACATCGCTCACAGCCTCAGAGAGCTGCGAAGGACCCTCGGAAATGATGTGTTCGATCGTTAG